A window from Corynebacterium singulare encodes these proteins:
- a CDS encoding recombinase family protein — protein MRVLARTRISRSTEESTSIARQRELIENWAQENDHEIVAWAEDLDVSGSISPFDALELGPYLKEPLSAEWEILVAWKLDRLARNSINTHKLFAWIIEQDKTLVCISENIDLGTWVGRMVASAISGVAEGELEAIRERTKATKEKMRRDGKWFGGKPPYGYVPVKYLEGWKLEKEPEEQEVVQKIFGMALDGVSAWAIAKWLNNEKIPTATESRWRKKTQGWQGETVRQMLRNKAYLGWTTHEKSLVLDAVGNPVEKCEPSISAKDFNRIQELLRSRSNRPTGGDTSPLLGVLKCWDCGQNMHIRRQKMAGGKVNEAYYCPQEHLPHAVSGEPVKQRVYELFEQELGDHEIMEHRIISGRDTSEELAEANQAYEELSGYLSSALNKNARRLLHQQLNQISERIKNLESIPDKTVREWVSTGRRYIDEWNELNEEGKRLLMLRHEVSVRVRQLTKSSWKTPGILETEFCIPQQLKDRLQT, from the coding sequence ATGCGAGTGCTAGCCAGAACCAGAATCAGCAGGTCAACCGAAGAATCAACCAGTATCGCTAGGCAACGAGAGCTCATCGAGAACTGGGCACAAGAAAACGACCACGAAATCGTAGCCTGGGCAGAGGACCTGGATGTCTCAGGCTCTATCTCCCCGTTCGACGCCCTGGAGCTCGGGCCGTACCTTAAAGAGCCACTCAGCGCGGAGTGGGAAATCCTCGTGGCTTGGAAGCTGGACAGACTAGCTCGTAACTCAATCAACACGCACAAGCTTTTCGCATGGATTATCGAGCAAGACAAAACCCTGGTGTGCATCAGCGAGAACATCGACCTAGGAACCTGGGTAGGGCGAATGGTGGCTAGTGCCATCTCTGGTGTTGCCGAGGGAGAGCTGGAAGCTATCCGAGAGCGTACCAAGGCCACTAAGGAGAAGATGCGCAGAGACGGTAAATGGTTCGGAGGCAAACCACCGTACGGGTATGTTCCTGTCAAGTACCTCGAAGGGTGGAAGCTGGAAAAAGAACCCGAAGAACAAGAGGTGGTTCAGAAGATTTTTGGTATGGCCCTGGACGGAGTATCAGCTTGGGCTATTGCTAAATGGCTTAACAACGAAAAAATCCCCACAGCGACAGAATCACGGTGGAGAAAGAAAACCCAGGGTTGGCAGGGTGAAACGGTAAGGCAGATGCTTCGTAACAAAGCCTACCTAGGTTGGACGACGCACGAGAAGTCTCTGGTTCTCGATGCCGTAGGTAACCCGGTAGAGAAGTGCGAGCCTAGTATCAGCGCAAAGGATTTCAATCGGATTCAAGAACTCCTACGCTCTAGGAGCAACCGCCCTACCGGCGGGGATACCTCTCCCCTGCTCGGGGTTTTAAAATGCTGGGATTGCGGACAAAACATGCACATCAGACGTCAGAAGATGGCCGGAGGCAAAGTCAACGAAGCCTACTACTGTCCACAAGAACACCTGCCTCACGCTGTCTCAGGAGAACCTGTGAAGCAACGCGTGTACGAATTGTTCGAACAAGAACTAGGTGACCACGAGATTATGGAACACCGAATCATCTCTGGACGAGACACCTCGGAGGAGCTAGCAGAAGCTAACCAAGCCTACGAGGAGCTGTCCGGGTACCTGAGCTCTGCTCTCAATAAGAACGCTCGTAGGTTGCTGCATCAACAGCTGAACCAGATAAGCGAACGAATAAAGAACCTAGAGTCCATCCCAGACAAAACAGTTAGGGAGTGGGTATCCACCGGACGCAGATACATCGACGAGTGGAACGAGCTAAACGAAGAGGGAAAGCGCCTTCTCATGCTCAGGCACGAAGTTAGTGTTAGGGTACGCCAGCTAACTAAGAGCTCCTGGAAAACTCCAGGAATCCTAGAAACAGAGTTCTGCATACCCCAGCAACTAAAAGACCGACTACAAACCTAG
- a CDS encoding acyltransferase family protein gives MPKESATVKRERRARLRHVPGLDGLRGLAVLAVVLYHFFGDLVPGGYLGVDMFFVLSGFLITSLLVREYNVTGRINLKDFWIRRFRRILPAALIVLCVCTALVAAIGGDLAVGIREQFLGTLFFVNNWTQIATSQTYFAPNEVQVFAHYWSLAVEEQFYLLSPLLMIGVFRISRAKPKRLPIAVTLLLAIASALAMAFLFTPGEDPTRVYYGTDTHAFGLLIGALLSFVLTTTTKDAGADSWASSSKGAIAGTVGTLACVAYLAQLVWMGADREFTYRGGLVLTSVLGAAMIWGVVREAGPLTWLFRTRAMRWLGQRSFSLYLWHWPIIMILLAVSDAPAWALGILALPLSFVLAEITYQFVENPFRRGGYLKTWHNYWAARPSLHEMKEGFGKAMWPAVPALVVLSVVGVIYGVVTSSDKTELERELERMAQSNEEAAASAAATPTASEKPKEKRQLPTGAEITAIGDSVMLASSEALNAAFPGIYIDAEVSRHYSAALPQVSSLSESGQLRSTVFVGLGTNGAAADGQLDELLDTIGPERTVILALPYGDREWMGQARAEMVEAASQRDNVYLADWCGTAQENPALLYDDGVHPLAEGASLYAHAFEEALEQYVNDDKTLTTACEA, from the coding sequence GTGCCGAAGGAATCCGCCACCGTTAAGCGGGAGCGGCGCGCACGCCTGCGCCACGTACCGGGGCTCGACGGCCTTCGTGGCCTCGCAGTCCTAGCCGTGGTGCTGTATCACTTCTTCGGTGACCTTGTGCCAGGCGGCTACTTGGGCGTGGACATGTTCTTCGTCCTGTCTGGCTTCCTCATTACCTCTTTGCTTGTCCGCGAGTACAACGTCACCGGACGCATTAACCTCAAGGATTTCTGGATCAGACGTTTCCGTCGCATCCTACCGGCGGCGCTCATCGTGCTCTGTGTGTGCACTGCACTAGTCGCAGCGATAGGAGGTGACCTGGCCGTTGGCATCCGTGAGCAATTCCTGGGCACCTTGTTCTTTGTCAACAACTGGACCCAAATTGCCACCAGCCAAACCTACTTCGCGCCCAATGAAGTTCAGGTCTTTGCACACTATTGGTCCCTTGCTGTGGAGGAGCAGTTCTACCTGCTATCGCCGCTTCTTATGATCGGTGTCTTCCGCATCTCACGCGCGAAACCCAAGCGACTCCCCATCGCGGTGACACTGCTGCTCGCTATCGCCTCTGCCCTCGCTATGGCGTTCCTCTTCACACCCGGCGAGGACCCTACCCGCGTCTACTATGGAACCGATACGCACGCCTTCGGCCTCCTCATCGGCGCGCTTTTGTCCTTCGTGCTCACCACGACGACGAAGGATGCGGGGGCGGACTCGTGGGCGTCATCAAGCAAAGGCGCAATCGCCGGCACCGTGGGAACCCTGGCTTGTGTGGCTTATCTGGCGCAGCTGGTATGGATGGGCGCGGACCGCGAGTTCACCTACCGGGGCGGACTTGTGCTCACCAGTGTGCTCGGTGCTGCCATGATATGGGGCGTGGTGCGCGAAGCTGGGCCACTGACCTGGTTGTTCCGCACGCGCGCCATGCGTTGGCTGGGACAGAGGTCCTTTTCCCTGTACCTGTGGCATTGGCCCATCATCATGATTCTGCTGGCTGTCTCCGATGCACCCGCGTGGGCCCTGGGGATTCTTGCCCTGCCGCTCTCCTTCGTACTGGCAGAGATCACCTATCAGTTTGTGGAAAACCCCTTCCGCCGCGGTGGTTACCTCAAGACATGGCACAATTACTGGGCAGCACGCCCCTCCTTGCATGAGATGAAGGAGGGCTTTGGCAAGGCCATGTGGCCCGCCGTCCCAGCCCTCGTCGTGCTTTCTGTCGTGGGAGTGATTTACGGAGTAGTGACTTCCAGTGACAAGACGGAACTTGAGCGTGAGTTGGAGCGCATGGCGCAGTCCAACGAAGAGGCGGCAGCGTCTGCCGCAGCAACGCCTACGGCTTCAGAGAAGCCGAAGGAGAAGCGACAGCTTCCCACTGGCGCGGAGATTACGGCGATAGGTGATTCCGTCATGCTTGCCTCCTCAGAGGCGCTCAATGCTGCATTCCCCGGTATCTACATAGATGCGGAGGTCTCCCGCCACTACTCCGCTGCACTCCCCCAGGTGTCATCCCTGAGTGAGTCCGGCCAGCTGCGTTCCACCGTCTTTGTAGGACTTGGCACCAATGGCGCGGCCGCTGACGGGCAGTTGGATGAGTTACTCGATACTATCGGCCCCGAGCGAACCGTCATCCTCGCCCTACCGTATGGTGACCGCGAGTGGATGGGCCAAGCACGCGCGGAGATGGTCGAGGCAGCATCGCAGCGCGACAACGTCTACCTGGCGGATTGGTGTGGCACCGCACAAGAGAACCCGGCGTTGCTGTATGACGATGGTGTTCATCCGCTGGCCGAAGGCGCGAGCCTGTACGCCCACGCCTTTGAGGAAGCTCTCGAACAATACGTCAACGACGACAAAACTCTCACGACCGCATGCGAAGCATGA
- a CDS encoding HAD family hydrolase has product MLPQLVALDMDGTLLNPHGQLPADFPELRALAAAQHCELVPASGRQLATLTEMFPDLGTFIAENGSVVVRGGEIIATSPIGEETVRAARAAADAITEPHATVLCTPETAFASEDVPAAAREEISTYYKAVTWVPVLGDVPDTNIIKIAIFCESGTEAHVYEPIRRAVPDDNVVVSGKMWLDVMARGVDKGAALTTLAELSGVPVSATVAFGDYLNDLEMLRVAGTAVAMDNAHAQLKEVADIIAPANTDNGVSVVLRKLLSS; this is encoded by the coding sequence TTGCTTCCACAGCTCGTTGCCCTCGATATGGATGGCACGCTCCTCAATCCGCACGGCCAGCTGCCCGCCGATTTTCCTGAACTCCGCGCGTTGGCCGCCGCGCAACACTGCGAACTGGTTCCGGCGTCGGGCCGTCAGCTTGCCACGCTCACGGAGATGTTCCCTGACCTTGGTACCTTCATTGCGGAGAATGGTTCTGTGGTCGTGCGTGGCGGGGAGATTATCGCTACCTCGCCTATCGGGGAAGAAACTGTGCGCGCCGCTCGCGCCGCCGCGGATGCCATCACCGAGCCGCACGCCACTGTTCTGTGCACGCCGGAGACGGCCTTCGCCTCCGAGGATGTACCGGCAGCCGCCCGCGAGGAAATTTCCACGTACTACAAGGCGGTCACATGGGTGCCTGTGCTTGGCGACGTCCCCGATACCAACATCATCAAAATCGCTATCTTCTGTGAATCCGGTACCGAGGCGCACGTTTATGAGCCCATCCGGAGAGCTGTGCCCGACGATAACGTCGTGGTGTCCGGCAAGATGTGGCTCGATGTGATGGCCCGTGGCGTTGATAAAGGTGCCGCGCTCACCACACTGGCAGAACTCTCTGGGGTTCCTGTTTCTGCCACAGTTGCCTTCGGCGACTATCTCAATGATCTGGAGATGTTGCGCGTTGCGGGTACTGCCGTTGCCATGGACAACGCGCACGCACAGCTCAAGGAGGTGGCAGACATCATCGCCCCAGCCAATACAGACAATGGTGTCAGCGTGGTTCTGCGTAAGCTTCTTAGCTCCTAA
- a CDS encoding 3-hydroxyisobutyryl-CoA hydrolase, producing MTTTDPVLVSVRNHTGVLELNRPKALNSLNPEMIDIIRRSLEEWAEDDSIEQVLIHSASEKAFCAGGDVRHAREGIADDRLEDVDAFFASEYLTNGDIAEFPKPYIAVIDGVVMGGGLGISLHGSHRVVTQRAFASMPEMNIGYVTDVGVAYAAQRMVGTRGVASPGLAKFWGITGYRMYAADMLWTGVATHVVKDAAQLIEAAIERGIDAALADLALPAPQEPAPLEQVAKDLEETFALSTWEEISTELDKRPMIAGEVKRLMSAACPAAIIAANELFEAEAKVDDIREALLLELKLGMHMYRRPDFSEGVRAVLVDKTQDAQFNPSTVEDVDPEEFRAILTS from the coding sequence ATGACTACGACTGATCCAGTGCTCGTTTCTGTCCGCAACCATACCGGAGTCCTTGAGCTCAACCGACCTAAGGCACTCAACTCGCTGAACCCAGAGATGATTGACATCATTCGCCGCAGCCTCGAGGAGTGGGCAGAGGATGATTCCATTGAACAGGTCCTCATTCACTCAGCGAGCGAGAAGGCATTCTGCGCTGGTGGCGATGTTCGTCATGCGCGTGAAGGGATTGCTGATGACAGACTCGAGGACGTCGATGCTTTCTTTGCCTCCGAGTATCTCACTAACGGCGACATAGCTGAATTTCCAAAGCCCTACATTGCGGTGATTGACGGCGTTGTCATGGGCGGTGGCCTGGGCATTTCACTTCACGGTTCGCATCGAGTGGTGACGCAGCGCGCGTTTGCTTCTATGCCGGAGATGAACATTGGTTATGTCACCGACGTCGGTGTGGCCTATGCAGCTCAGCGTATGGTGGGCACCCGTGGGGTGGCATCACCTGGTCTGGCTAAGTTCTGGGGAATCACTGGCTACCGCATGTATGCCGCCGATATGCTGTGGACTGGCGTTGCTACGCACGTGGTGAAAGATGCTGCTCAACTCATCGAGGCAGCCATCGAGCGCGGGATCGACGCTGCCTTGGCCGACCTAGCCCTTCCTGCACCGCAGGAACCAGCACCGCTGGAGCAGGTAGCGAAGGACTTGGAGGAGACCTTTGCGCTGTCGACGTGGGAGGAGATTTCCACAGAACTGGACAAGCGCCCGATGATTGCTGGTGAAGTGAAACGGCTCATGTCCGCGGCATGCCCAGCGGCGATCATTGCTGCCAACGAGCTTTTTGAGGCCGAGGCGAAGGTCGATGACATCCGCGAAGCTCTTTTGTTGGAGCTCAAGTTAGGCATGCACATGTACCGCCGTCCGGATTTTTCGGAAGGAGTACGGGCGGTTCTCGTGGACAAAACCCAGGATGCGCAGTTTAACCCGAGCACGGTTGAGGATGTTGACCCAGAGGAATTCCGCGCAATCCTCACCTCTTAG
- a CDS encoding DUF6882 domain-containing protein, translated as MDSAKNLYSAGAFIQAGIDAAFARRLGAVSDVEVNFVPAQPHQAENVEQTEQPEQEDRPVLDQRATVRFTTTNGTYDCEGLRLATMKDGQFHWATELAEHSDIPEFHGPQPDTALLRGLARRLVGDRPVVRVPQAAGESLIAVDFVELAPNPTAVILAGLERSGEIEGGVDERIATAELASYMNVPSNNPDALAQFEGSRIVALPHPSGQSFLTAQDILADAHYLAAEHNFFLDGRFPNLHADLDPETSRTVVTTAYGSLTVPAHLIATLDEPAGTFTWAWADKLASTPSAQAVSNVRRFAYDQAIPELVRARVPIAHARKARLPQLAMPILGLWTLLPVRLPDGRHGLALSDAPAFRLPAPTPAAIDATVRIPVPQGVDEQRARAAYRRQRGF; from the coding sequence ATGGACTCAGCGAAGAACCTGTACTCCGCCGGCGCATTTATCCAGGCCGGCATTGACGCCGCCTTCGCTCGCCGCCTCGGCGCTGTCAGTGATGTCGAGGTCAACTTCGTTCCCGCCCAGCCGCATCAGGCAGAGAATGTCGAGCAAACAGAGCAGCCTGAGCAAGAGGATCGACCTGTTCTGGATCAGCGCGCAACCGTGCGTTTCACCACCACCAACGGCACCTACGATTGTGAAGGCCTGCGCCTAGCCACCATGAAGGATGGCCAATTCCACTGGGCCACGGAATTGGCTGAGCACTCTGATATCCCCGAGTTCCACGGCCCGCAGCCGGATACTGCTCTCCTGCGCGGCCTCGCGCGCCGCCTCGTTGGTGACCGTCCTGTCGTGCGCGTTCCCCAGGCTGCGGGCGAGTCTCTCATCGCCGTGGATTTCGTGGAACTCGCCCCGAATCCCACTGCCGTCATCCTCGCCGGGTTGGAGCGGAGCGGTGAGATCGAGGGAGGCGTCGATGAGCGTATTGCTACCGCCGAGCTCGCGTCCTACATGAACGTGCCCAGCAATAATCCCGACGCACTCGCCCAGTTTGAAGGCTCCCGCATTGTTGCTCTCCCGCATCCCTCTGGGCAGTCTTTCCTCACTGCGCAAGATATTCTTGCGGATGCGCATTACCTCGCCGCCGAGCACAATTTCTTCCTCGATGGGCGCTTCCCCAACCTCCACGCAGACCTCGACCCTGAAACGTCAAGGACCGTGGTCACCACCGCCTATGGCTCGTTGACGGTTCCCGCACACCTTATCGCTACGCTCGATGAACCAGCTGGAACCTTTACATGGGCTTGGGCGGATAAACTCGCCTCCACCCCGTCGGCACAGGCAGTAAGCAATGTGCGGCGCTTCGCCTACGACCAAGCCATCCCTGAGCTTGTCCGGGCTCGAGTCCCCATTGCCCATGCCCGTAAGGCCCGTCTGCCACAGCTGGCCATGCCTATCCTCGGCCTATGGACGCTTTTGCCAGTGCGCCTACCGGATGGGCGCCACGGCCTCGCGCTGTCCGACGCCCCCGCTTTCCGCCTGCCTGCACCCACGCCGGCCGCCATCGACGCCACGGTGCGCATCCCCGTACCCCAAGGTGTTGATGAGCAGCGCGCCCGCGCGGCCTACCGGCGCCAGCGCGGGTTCTAG
- a CDS encoding glycosyltransferase family 4 protein: MRIAIVTEVFLPKIDGVVTRLTRTLDQLAAMGHEVRIFATGKAPDTYAGFEVTRIPSLSLWVYPEIKFGLPSWNFFREIRDFDPDVIHAVNPIWTAALGVFAAQRDAVPLVASFHTNVPEYVDALGIGWTRPLTEAALKYLHNQAAVNLCTSGPMVDTAREVGIRNVKLWPKAVDTETYHPSRATAEMRTRLTDGNPEAPLLTYIGRVSKEKDLKRLNNVMRLVRAECDDARLAIVGDGPFLNELKETFDPSFTVFTGYLSGEELAAAFATGDVFLFPSATETLGLVALESFASRVPVIGTRAGGIPFVIEEGVTGHLIDPDAGDAAWANAAVELLQDSARRENMGAAARCEAEKYSWVESTQALLAAYEEAIEHPYRRD; encoded by the coding sequence GTGCGCATCGCGATCGTTACCGAGGTTTTTCTGCCCAAAATTGACGGCGTGGTCACACGTCTGACCCGCACTCTAGATCAGCTGGCGGCAATGGGCCATGAGGTCCGCATCTTTGCCACAGGCAAGGCGCCTGACACCTATGCCGGCTTCGAAGTCACGCGTATCCCGAGCCTCTCACTCTGGGTCTATCCAGAGATCAAGTTTGGCTTGCCCTCCTGGAACTTCTTCAGAGAGATTCGGGATTTCGACCCCGATGTCATCCATGCCGTCAACCCCATTTGGACCGCCGCCCTCGGTGTTTTTGCCGCGCAGCGCGATGCCGTCCCTCTCGTGGCGAGCTTCCACACCAACGTCCCCGAGTATGTCGATGCCCTAGGCATCGGTTGGACACGCCCGCTCACTGAAGCCGCGCTCAAGTATCTCCACAATCAGGCTGCAGTGAACCTGTGTACCTCTGGCCCCATGGTGGACACGGCCCGCGAGGTAGGAATTCGAAATGTGAAGTTGTGGCCGAAGGCCGTGGATACTGAGACCTACCATCCCTCCCGGGCCACCGCTGAGATGCGCACCCGCCTTACCGATGGCAACCCTGAAGCGCCGCTTCTCACTTACATCGGCCGTGTCTCCAAGGAGAAGGATCTCAAGCGACTCAACAACGTGATGCGTCTCGTGCGTGCTGAGTGTGACGATGCCCGTCTAGCCATCGTCGGCGACGGCCCCTTCCTCAACGAGCTCAAGGAAACCTTTGATCCTTCCTTCACCGTCTTCACCGGCTATCTTTCCGGTGAGGAATTGGCCGCGGCGTTTGCGACTGGGGATGTCTTCCTCTTCCCGTCCGCTACTGAAACACTAGGGCTCGTCGCTCTCGAGTCTTTCGCGTCACGCGTGCCCGTCATCGGCACGCGAGCAGGTGGTATTCCCTTCGTCATTGAGGAAGGGGTCACCGGACACCTCATCGATCCTGATGCCGGGGACGCTGCCTGGGCAAACGCTGCGGTTGAGCTGCTTCAGGATTCCGCACGCCGAGAGAACATGGGAGCTGCTGCCCGCTGCGAGGCAGAAAAGTATTCCTGGGTAGAATCCACTCAGGCCCTCCTCGCCGCATATGAGGAGGCTATCGAGCATCCCTACCGCAGGGACTAA
- a CDS encoding NAD-dependent epimerase/dehydratase family protein — MKVAILGGDGFCGWPASLYLSDQGHEVIIVDNLSRRAIDKELGAESLTPIVSIEERLAAWTEVSGKTIGFRNLDVAQDYDGLLEFLTTERPDAIVHFAEQRAAPYSMKNSRTKRYTVDNNINATHNLLAAIVESEQDIHVAHLGTMGVYGYGTAGMKIPEGYLDVQVDTSEGGVVKQQILYPSNPGSVYHMTKVLDQHLFAYYAKNDELRITDLHQGIIWGTHTEQTQKDERLINRFDYDGDYGTVLNRFLIQAGIGYPLTVHGTGGQTRAFIHIRDMVRCIELALNNPPARGERVKIINQMTETHRVRDLAELLAKISGAEVAYVPNPRKESAENELHVTNDTFLELGLQPTTLSEGLLHEVEDVARKYAERVDRSKIPAQSLWTKQQHAGVPDTAVDAADNAAKA; from the coding sequence ATGAAGGTAGCGATTCTCGGCGGCGATGGTTTCTGCGGCTGGCCTGCTTCCCTTTATCTCTCCGACCAGGGCCACGAGGTCATCATCGTAGACAATCTGTCGCGCCGCGCCATTGATAAGGAACTTGGTGCGGAATCGCTGACTCCCATCGTATCCATCGAGGAGCGCTTGGCAGCATGGACTGAGGTATCCGGCAAGACCATTGGCTTCCGTAACCTTGACGTAGCTCAGGACTATGACGGCCTGCTGGAGTTCCTCACCACCGAGCGCCCAGATGCCATCGTCCACTTCGCTGAGCAGCGCGCTGCGCCGTATTCCATGAAAAATTCGCGCACCAAGCGCTACACGGTGGATAACAACATCAACGCCACCCACAACCTGCTCGCCGCCATCGTGGAATCGGAGCAGGACATTCACGTCGCGCATCTGGGCACGATGGGCGTCTACGGTTATGGCACCGCCGGTATGAAAATCCCGGAGGGGTACCTCGACGTACAGGTGGATACTTCAGAAGGTGGCGTCGTCAAGCAGCAGATCCTCTACCCCTCCAACCCGGGTTCTGTGTACCACATGACGAAGGTGCTGGACCAGCACCTCTTTGCCTACTACGCCAAGAACGATGAGCTGCGCATTACGGACCTGCACCAGGGCATCATCTGGGGAACCCACACGGAGCAGACCCAGAAGGATGAGCGCCTGATCAACCGCTTTGACTATGACGGTGACTACGGAACGGTGCTCAACCGCTTCCTCATCCAGGCCGGCATTGGCTATCCGCTTACCGTGCACGGCACCGGTGGTCAGACCCGCGCGTTCATCCACATCCGTGACATGGTGCGCTGCATCGAGCTCGCGCTGAATAACCCGCCGGCACGTGGAGAGCGCGTCAAAATCATTAATCAGATGACTGAGACCCACCGCGTGCGTGACCTGGCTGAGCTGCTCGCGAAGATTTCCGGCGCCGAGGTAGCCTACGTGCCCAACCCGCGCAAGGAGTCCGCGGAAAACGAGCTTCACGTTACCAATGACACCTTCTTGGAACTGGGTTTGCAGCCCACCACCTTGTCGGAAGGTTTGCTCCATGAGGTCGAGGATGTTGCTCGCAAATACGCAGAGCGCGTCGATCGCTCTAAGATTCCGGCCCAGTCCCTGTGGACCAAGCAGCAGCACGCAGGTGTTCCTGACACCGCGGTAGACGCGGCCGATAACGCAGCAAAGGCCTAA
- a CDS encoding membrane protein, producing MLEAVLNAFADSVNALLIGILVAIGIMLPRGGYRKIAPLVLVGDWLGVLTAAAVVMFVFVGIQDKVAAALESPLLGWGLVIIGLGLGLLAWRSKGEPNEMVQKLLGPLRTPSLRTVAVGYAMGVIQSLTSVPFFYGLMHLAAGDFSDAVKYGGLFFYATFALSLPTVCGLFIALVRARPHSWAGRAFAWARENSSTVALWSGYGVAAFLMIMGIFALF from the coding sequence ATGCTTGAAGCCGTGCTCAATGCCTTCGCCGATTCCGTCAACGCACTACTTATCGGCATACTGGTGGCCATCGGCATCATGCTTCCGCGGGGTGGCTACCGCAAGATTGCGCCTTTGGTGCTCGTCGGTGACTGGCTTGGCGTGCTTACTGCTGCGGCCGTGGTCATGTTCGTGTTCGTTGGCATCCAAGACAAGGTTGCCGCCGCACTGGAATCCCCGCTGCTCGGCTGGGGGCTCGTCATCATCGGACTAGGACTAGGCCTCTTGGCCTGGCGTTCCAAGGGCGAGCCCAATGAGATGGTGCAGAAACTCCTCGGCCCACTACGCACACCTTCACTCAGAACTGTTGCGGTGGGCTATGCCATGGGCGTTATCCAGTCCTTGACCTCCGTGCCCTTCTTCTATGGTCTCATGCACCTAGCAGCTGGAGATTTTAGCGACGCGGTTAAATATGGCGGTCTTTTCTTTTACGCCACCTTTGCGTTGTCCCTGCCCACGGTATGTGGGCTGTTCATTGCGCTCGTGCGCGCGAGACCCCACTCCTGGGCCGGCCGTGCCTTCGCCTGGGCGCGGGAAAACTCCAGCACAGTTGCGCTCTGGAGCGGCTACGGCGTGGCTGCCTTCCTGATGATCATGGGTATCTTCGCTTTGTTTTAG
- a CDS encoding gamma carbonic anhydrase family protein: protein MLILPFQGHIPRIHRSAWIAPNATIIGDVTIGPNSSVFYGSVLRGDVGSIRLGARVNVQDNCVIHVESSEPCLLEDDVTVGHMAMLHGTRVGAGTLVGMKSSLLSGSLIGPGSLIAAGAVVLEGQEIPAGSLAAGVPAKVRRKLSQEESAAFIPHAARYVEIAQNQALVDASLPLDAVLYD, encoded by the coding sequence ATGCTCATCCTCCCTTTCCAAGGACACATTCCCCGCATCCACCGCAGCGCCTGGATTGCCCCGAATGCCACCATCATCGGTGACGTCACCATCGGCCCGAATTCCTCGGTGTTCTACGGCAGCGTGCTGCGTGGGGACGTTGGCTCTATCCGTTTGGGCGCCCGCGTCAACGTCCAAGACAACTGCGTCATCCACGTCGAATCCAGTGAGCCTTGCTTATTGGAAGATGATGTCACGGTAGGCCACATGGCCATGCTGCACGGCACCCGTGTTGGCGCGGGCACACTCGTCGGGATGAAATCCTCACTATTGTCCGGCTCACTGATTGGTCCGGGCTCGCTCATCGCCGCGGGCGCGGTGGTCCTGGAGGGGCAAGAAATTCCCGCCGGCAGCTTGGCAGCCGGGGTGCCCGCCAAGGTGCGCCGCAAGTTAAGTCAGGAGGAATCCGCCGCGTTTATCCCACACGCCGCGCGCTACGTGGAGATTGCCCAGAATCAGGCGCTTGTCGACGCCTCCCTTCCCCTCGACGCCGTCCTCTACGACTAG
- a CDS encoding patatin-like phospholipase family protein has protein sequence MIDAKDTALVIEGGGMRNSYTAACIVKLLQEEVEFGWVGGVSAGSSHTVNFLSRDVWRSEESFVDFAKNPSFGGLGSLLRGSGYFNAEFIYEKAADQDMPFDWEAFQANPAQMCIAAARADTGESVYWGREDIDTQEDLMVRVRASSTLPLIMPMRVIDGAPYVDGAMGESGGILIEQAEKAGFKKFLFLGSKPRGYVRPKVARPTALRRVFRKYPAVAEAMITRPPKYNASKDRLLELEKEGRAHLFFPEDMQVSSTEHDVAKLRANFDAGRTQTYAEWPAWREFLTT, from the coding sequence GTGATTGACGCGAAAGATACAGCACTAGTCATTGAAGGCGGTGGCATGCGCAATTCCTATACCGCCGCGTGCATCGTCAAACTCTTGCAAGAGGAGGTGGAATTTGGCTGGGTCGGGGGCGTGTCCGCAGGCTCCTCACACACCGTGAACTTCCTTTCCCGCGACGTGTGGCGCTCAGAGGAATCCTTCGTGGACTTTGCCAAGAACCCCAGCTTCGGTGGTCTGGGATCGTTGTTGCGCGGAAGTGGCTACTTTAACGCGGAATTCATTTATGAGAAGGCTGCTGACCAGGACATGCCTTTCGATTGGGAGGCCTTCCAGGCCAACCCTGCGCAGATGTGTATTGCTGCTGCCCGCGCCGATACCGGGGAGAGCGTCTACTGGGGGCGCGAGGATATTGACACCCAAGAGGATCTGATGGTGCGGGTACGTGCGTCCTCCACCTTGCCGCTCATCATGCCAATGCGAGTGATCGATGGCGCTCCCTATGTCGATGGCGCCATGGGCGAGTCCGGTGGCATTCTCATCGAGCAGGCGGAGAAGGCGGGGTTTAAAAAGTTTCTCTTTTTAGGGTCCAAACCGCGCGGCTATGTGCGGCCCAAGGTGGCGCGCCCCACGGCACTGCGCCGAGTATTCCGGAAGTACCCAGCGGTGGCGGAAGCCATGATTACCCGGCCTCCGAAGTACAACGCTTCCAAGGACCGGCTTCTCGAATTGGAGAAGGAAGGTCGTGCTCACCTCTTCTTCCCTGAGGACATGCAGGTATCCTCCACTGAGCATGATGTGGCGAAACTGCGCGCCAATTTCGACGCTGGTCGCACACAGACCTACGCTGAGTGGCCTGCTTGGCGGGAGTTCCTGACCACGTAG